The DNA region TGATGTGTTAACTGTTACAACTTCTTAGGAAAGCTCTGAAGAGAATTTAGCCCTGTCCTTTCTTTTAATGTAGTGTTTTCTAATCTGTCTTTGATTTCCGGGCCCTTAAACATTTTCTGATGACAGTATGGATACCTATGTAGTAAATGTAAGTCTACTGACAATCTTGCTTAGTTACCTTTCTGATTATTTTAGACTGTAAATTAATCTGTTAATAGACTGCTGTAACCATGCACGGGGGTGTGGGATGTAGCCACTGCTCTCGTGCTTCTGGTTTTGCCTGCAGTTGAACTTTGCCATATTTTTGTCACCTCATGATTTTCATTATGCAAAGTGGGTTATCTCTCTTCTAGAGTATAGTTTTTTAGAAAGAGAGGCGAAGTTGATCTCATGGGAAGCTTTCCATGTCGTGCCAGAGACTTCAAAGAGTTACGGAGTTAATTGCAGAGACTAGAGCTTGGCAGTGTTGTGTGCAGTGACTTGTGCTGGAGGACCAGTGGTGTGCTGCATTGTGTATCAGTCCTAGCATTTTACAATATAGTGTTTATAGACTTGAATTTTGAGGATAACATAAGTTTATGGATAGGTGCTCATGATATTTGCTAGGTTGGTGTGCATTTCTGATCTGCTACAGACGGCGAGGTGACACAATTTTGCCATTGTGATTTAACTAACATTTAATAAACTAAATTCAGAGCATACATTAGTAAATACAGTTTCGTTGCAACTCTGAACTTGCCTTTCAGGGGAGGGGAAGCATTTATTAATAACTTTATAATAAGAGATTTTATACAAACAAATCTGAGTAATTTGTGATATATATGAAGAAAGTCTGTtaagttttcttctctcctcctttaTTTAACCTGAGAAATAGGAAGAATACAGCACCTGGTTTGCCTGATCTTTTTGGAGAGTGTATCTTAGAAGCAGTGTGGAGGAAAGAATTTATCTCAGGATGTTTAGTAAAAGCTGCCACCAAGTGGTTTAAGCAGATTTACTTTTCACATTAAAACCTTCTGTTTCCTGATAGGTgctgataaaaagcaaacaaaaaccaccccaaaaccgcAATTAGTTTGTTCCATAACATGTTGGCTGCAGGTTCCCACCTTGATGCTTTCCTATTAAGTACCATGGAGAGTCTCTCTCAAATACTGATCTCATCTTCATGGCCGTTCTTACTCTGCTGCAGTTTAAGATTGTCTTTTTCCACAACAGGCTCAATCACTGATTGTGTTTAATTTAGGGAGAAATCATTTGATTCTGTTCAGCATGGCAAAGACTCCGTCTCTACAAAGTAATGAGACTATGAGCCATGATCTTCAGGTCAGCAGAATTGATTTAATTTTGAGCAAACTAAAAAACTGTTACTCTTTTTCTGCAGGTGAAGTTCTAAAAAACTTAAATAAgttctacaaaagaaaagaaatccaaagacTAGGAGCAGAAAATGGATTAGATGGTAAGAAAATGTTctaagttttttgttgttgttgtttttaaaatgtgaaatttgtttttatttgggtaTGGTATTAGGTAGATCTGATCTTTTATGGGTCTCACGACACTGCTTGTTTAGGTTGTCTCTATCACTCAGTTCAAATAACCTTTATATTTACTTGTAATATCTCATGTTAAGGTATAGGTTTTTAATGGACTACTTCAGTGTTTTGTTGGGTATTTACAAATTCGGTTTTGTGATCCCAGTCACATtcactttgttccttttttttgcaGCTCGTCTGTTTCACCAAGCGTTTATAAGCTTTAGGAAGTATATAATGGAATCCAGTTCTGTGAGTGCTGATTTGCATATTATTCTCAATGATATATGCTGTGGTGCAGGCAAGTATCTGGAgtgcttgtaaaataaaatatgcattttttttcttgtttttgacCTGTATGCTTACCTACGTACCTGTGGACCCCCCTACTATGCtgtaaaataagttaaaaatcaaTGCTTCCCCATTAGAAACATTTGTGCCCATCCTGTGGATTGTTCTGTCCTTAAATCTTCTGGAGTGGAAACAAAAGAGCTGGAGGTCTTAGCAAGAAGCAGCCTGGTTTTTTATAGCATCTATTcattgctgaaatgaaaacagtactgttccatttatttctctcttaaaaattcGGTAGTCACTAGGGGGCACTTTGAGAGCTTTCTCCTGGCGAGGTGGCTTTAAGTACTTGGGAACACAGCTCTGTGACTCTGCTCTGTTTCCGTGTGGCACTAACAGAAGTGAGTGTTGTTTGCTTGCTTACTGCATTGTGTGTTATAATCAACGGCACTTAACTAAGAGGTGAAGCTAGCTGataacagcagaaacagcattcTCCACAGTTTGAGCTGCAGAACTTTGGCATAGTATGTGTGTTTTTAATGATGGTAATTTAAAGGATACAGTGGCCATTAGTTTtgtcttaaaatgtaaatgtgtagattttaaatgtttactgTCTTAGGAAATTTAAAGTGTCTTTTTATGTTAGTTGTGCATAAAATCTTCCACGTGATTCCTCACTCCTTATTTACGTATATATGAGCATTGTTTATGTATGCCTTAAAACTCACATATATAGGAGTGTAAAGGGTTGTTTATTGTGGCAGTTTTGAAGTTTTTCAGTTAAGTTTTGCTTGTCCAAAGATGGTAATTGAAAATACTACAGTTTTTAAgttctttacattttttacaataattttgattCATTGAATactaattctgaatttaaaaaccaaaagaaaacactgctttttgtgtgtgtgtgtgtttgataGTAAGAGTTTTTTAGATCCAGATAGTTCTTTGAAATTCTATGAGAGCTGGACAATTGGAGTGTGACCTGAAATGAGACCTTGAAGGCCACATAACTACTCTGCAAACGTTCAGAAGAGTGAACCTGCATGCCTCTTCTGAATTGATTTTTCTATTATTGTTTTCTCACCTAGGGATTGGAGACTCACAATTTTGAACTGGCATCCCAAGTCTTAGTAGCTTAGGGAAGCTGCAAactattctgtttttctctgtttattcATAAAAGCGTTttagaagcttttattttattgcaaggCAGCACATGAATTTAGGAAGAAAACGCTAAAATCTTCTTAGGACAGAAAAGCTATTTCTCATCCAGCTTTTCCATAGCTTCTCATTTTATTTAGAAGTTCTCTAGATGTGTAGGCTAACCAGACTGAATATACtggaatgagattttttttttttctgtactattGTATTTGCATTACATTGCTTAATGAGTCTGTGTACTCCTGTTAGTTTACCTTTCTGCCATTGAGATAATTCTTGAACTTTGTAGAGAGCCAAAAGTTGAAAGAATTACATAAGCGTGTAGTGGAAAtagtagaaatttttttaaaagtttattacgTAAAGATGCACACCTTCAGACAAGCATGCAAACTTTCTTAAAAGGGTTTGTCTTCTAGGTCATGTGGATGatctctttccatttttcctgaGGCATGCAAAGCAGATCTTTCCGATGCTGGACTGTATGGATGATCTGCGCAAGATCAGTGATTTAAGATTACCGCCCAACTGGTCAGTGTGTTTAAATGGTTGCAGCGTTTTCTTTCCTTAGTGTCATAGGATTTCACAGTTTGTGGACTTAAGCTTTATGACGTATAATTGCAGTAtattttcagttccatttctctgtttttacAATAATTTGTGTCAGGAACTCTTGTCTTTGTTACAAGATACATTGCAATCAATTACaaggaaaataagattaaatcAGCTATGAAAGGTGCTGAGTTGGTATCGCCTTTCCAGAAAGCTGTCTTCTGGCCGTATCTGTTTGGGAGGTAGCATGCCagaacattaaaatgttaatatacCCAAGGAGAGAGACCACAGTAATGAGAATTATTTTGAACACAATGTGTGAATTCCACTCTAAATCTTTGAAAGCATTGTATGATTTAGAAGATGAATGTATAAGACATAGTAATCTCTCTATACTGTCTCTATTTAAGAACTTGATCTTTCTGCTTTCAACACACATTAAAAAGTCTATTAATAAGTAATTGTTTAAACTAATTTGCAATTTCCCCTGAATCAGTATCCAGAACACCAGATAAATGTTCAACAGATCTgcttttttgtgtatgttttaggTATCCAGATGCCAGGGCTATTCAGAGAAAGATAATATTCCATGCTGGTCCTACAAACAGTGGAAAAACTTACCATGCTATCCAGAGATTTTTGTCAGCAAAATCTGGAATATACTGCGGTCCATTAAAACTTCTGGCTCATGAGATCTTCCAAAAGAGTAATGATGCTGTCAGTATGTTATATTACTTACCTACATCGTTAGTACTGGAACAGTCTCATGAATGCATGTTTGTAAAGTACTGTAGTTGCTTAAGGTAGTCCATGAAGCAGAGTGTTTGAATGGGGGCCTTTGCTTTGCACTAGTGTCAGCTCATGTGAATACCAGTTGTGCATTTCGGCTTTAGGTGTGTAGAATGGAACATCATTTCCCCAAATGGAGCATCACTTTCCCCAAAGCACATGCCATGCAATCATCCCCGTAACCTGTCTCcattttcctgtaatttttccCTCCCCGGGTTTAGCTAGGTTCTACTGTTAGCTTTTTCAGTGTGGAAACCGTGGCTTCTTTTGCCCATGACTTTTATTTTAGCTTGTATGCAATAAATTACCCTTTTTTAACTCCCTTCAACCTTCTGATTCAGTGTTTAAACATATTTCACTCAACCATCTAATAAAAAGTTCTGCAGCTTCATTTGTGTTGAGTTGAAGAGCAGTGCCCTATATCAGGTCTCTAGAGGAAGCTTACATTAGTACTTTTTTTTATCGCCTCCAGCATCTTTTTGAAGGCTCCTCACCAGTGTGTTTCCAGCTGCACAGAACCACACCAGTTCTGAAGCATTACAATAACACATCACATGTTAATGCAGCATAGTGTGTATGTACAGTAGTGTTTACCAAATGGTCttgtgatttctctttttttgataaGTCTATGATTTAGAATTTGTAATTCCTATTACTGGTTTGTCAAAGCAACACATAAGAAAGATTGGCTTGTCCTAGGAGACACCTGTAACATGGGTACCATGTAGTGAATGTGGATACCATGTACTGATGTTCCTTGTTAGTAGAGTTACTGCacattttttgtatgtgtttagTGTGTGTGAGGACTTTTCACTTGGCAGCACATGGGTCATATGTAGCCCTTGAGGCTTAAACAGGGCTTCCTGCATGGCTCTACAGGTGGCTGTTGATATGGAAGGAGCAGCCATCTGCCTGAGATTCAGCCAGAGTAGAGCTTACAGAGGGTGGTGGCCCCAGCTGTCTCTCACAGCTAGTCCTCAAGGGCTCTTGCTGTGTGAGTATAAGGCAGCAGGTGAGACACCCAACAGGGCAATCACCAAATGAACTGGAGAAGGCTGGAGCTTGAAGGCTCCTTCACTGCTGGGCCTTGCTTTATGAGCTCCTTGTACTACAGCTCTTGTGACAGTTCTTGCAGATGTGACAGCTCTGAAATGCTCAGAGGAAGACGTAATCTCCTGCAGGAGTAGGGGAGGGCATCTAATTACAGATACTACCTCTCCATTATACCCTTCAGTCTGATAGGTCAGTCTTAAATACAGGGCACAAATCTCAAAAGGCTGAGTAGTTATTTTCTGGATAGCTTCCATTTTACTGTCTTAGAAACTACtttaagaaactgatttttttcccctttcaaaaggGGATTCTGTTATAGTAAAGAAACTTAACATGAGTTTTCTGAATTCCTTTAGAATGTGCCATGTGACTTGGTGACAGGAGAGGAGCGTGTGTATGCCAGTGAAGATGCCAGACAAGCTCCTCATATTGCTTGTACCATTGAAATGTGCAGCACTAATACGccttgtatgtatatataattgtTTCAGTCATATCTATAGTATCTTTATATGTATTATTGCTTGGACTCTGAAGTAGCTGAGCTATTCCTTTTCACTCTTATTTGAACAATTTCTGAACTATATTAGAGCAGTTAATAAAACCTGGATCATCTCAGAATAGCTTTTTGGTGGTAGAGGATTAACTTGATTTGAGCAACCTTTTTTAGAAAGCCTTCTGAGTTCCTTCCTTGTTGTATTGCTGTTCTAGATGCTCTTCCTTGGTGCAtcgtatttttcttttttgttttaagatgaagTTGCTGTGATTGATGAAATTCAGATGATCAGAGATCCTGCCAGAGGGTGGGCTTGGACAAGAGCCCTTCTAGGTAAGCTTGTTTGTGTTGACAATGAACGAGTTTAATGTGACTATAAATGGCACATTAAATTCAAGCTTAGCAGTCAGTATATTCGTAAGTGGTTACAATATGTGATGCAAAATAAAAGCGAGTATTGTTTCTTCGTATGTCTTCTCACAGCAAGTTAGAGGCATACTCTGGCTCAAAGGATTTGTCTGTATGGCAGCAAGTTACCTGTCATGCTTTACTTAATGAATGTTTTTTGTTCTCTAAGTTACACAGATGCCTCTCTTAGTTTTGCTTTCTTGGATAATACAGAGTCTTTGTGTTGTTACACTGTGCTGTACTTTTACATGGATTATTTTCTAGAAATATGCTTTTTTGTTCAATTAAAACAACACAATTTTTCAGAGATTTCGTTATGAAGAGATACTGTTAAATGTATGGCAAGGTGGcgaacattaaatattttatagtgtTAATTTCAAATGGCTCATTTATAGAGCTGCACTGATCTGTTAAATTCTTAGAAGAATGCTTCTTTTGataattttagaatttttcaAGATGAATTTTTGAAACTCATTTTTCCTCAGATTTTGAACCTCAGATTCCTCAGATTTGGAATctgatctcccccccccccccttcccttcactGCTTTTGATGCTGAGTTTAACAGGATGATTTGTCACACTTCCTCTacctcctgtttttttccttttttctattctGACTGCATTAGAGATGTATTCATAATTTTAGAAGGtcatgcagaaaacaaagctctTCAGTTCTGCTGTGGTTTGGGAGTTACTAAAACATTAGCAGTAAATAAAACATACTCAAAGCTTTGCTCCATTTGTTCAGTGGTTGAGGGTACCTCTTGTTTTGGCTGAGAGGGTGCAACAAAGTATTGGCTGCTTTGATTATCATACTAATGGATTTCCAAGCATCACTTGCTGATATGAGATCAAGAGCAGCTCTAAGGAAGTAGTCTGTTGTGGGAGAAGCTTTAGGTACTGATTTGGGATGTTGAAGGAGGTGAAATACAGTCCTCACTGATGTGTTTAGCAAGCAAAATGTGATTTTGGGGTAACTTAAAAGTCAGCTAAAGCTACTGTTGTCTATAAATAtgtaacattttgcattttatttcattggaTCTTGTTCAGGACTCTGTGCAGAAGAAATCCACGTTTGTGGAGAAGCTGCTGCTATTGACTTGGTGACAGAGCTCATGTACACTACAGGGGAGGAAGTTGAAGTaagatttttaattctgtaaagtTACGGACATAACATCAGGTCCTCCTTGCTGGAAAACAGGGAGAAATTTAGGGTCTTTCGGGGGTTATCACTGATCAAAGTTATTCTTGCAGGAGTTCTTGTTAAAATGTTTCTCAATTCCTGTAAACCAAAGGAGATTtagcaaagggtttttttgtttgtttggtttttttaatagtggtaTTGTTTTGCTTAAAGAAGCTAAGTGCTTTGCAGAGTTCTCAGGGAATGCTACAGCTGTTTAGGGGCTTTCTTTACAGTTCTGTTCTTCCTGGAGGGCACAGTGCCCTCAAGTTTGCTGAGGTTACTGGATCTGTTGATTACTGGATCTGTTGATAGTTATTCTCCGTATGATGCAGAAAGGAGTTAAAAGAGCTAACACCTCCAGAAGAAAGTGATTGAAAGATCTCTGAAACCCAACTTTactgtcataattttttttttccttgggaagaTTCCTTTGTGAagagtatttaaaaacataaaatttggTCCTAAGAAAGTCCAGCCTGCATGATTTCCTGGTGAATTAGCTGTAGCTTTATATATCTTTGCATGGTGGGGTATGTAATTCTGAAAGGGGACCAGTTACACCATTCAGATGACTGAGTGAAAACAGACTCTGATTTCTTGATAGAATTGCTGCATAGCCTGTATACTTCTTTTCTTGAATCTACCttacatgtaaaaatatacagTTCTTCTGTTTCTTGAAAAGGCTGTATAGTTCTCAGGTTGGGAAGTGCTGCAGGTATGTAAGTGCATATGGTGTATGTCACCTTCTCCCCAGTAATTATCCCTTCAGGACTGTGAGAGGTCCCTTTGTGTTACAATCAGTTGTGATAATAATCATGCTGGCTGATATTCCAcaggaatttttcatttaaaaacatgttatCTTTGACAACTCCTTTGATTCTAGGTCCGAAACTACAAGAGACTCACTCCTCTTACTGTGCTGGATTATGCCTTAGAATCTTTAGATAACCTCCGTCCTGGGGACTGCATTGTCTGTTTCAGTAAGAATGACATTTATTCTGTCAGTCGACAGATTGAAGCCAGAGGATTAGAATGTGCTGTCATATATGGCAGTCTGCCACCAGGTAAAGcactcttccttttatttttaaagggacattctgctttttgctgctttcttagATAAAACTTCTAAAATGAAGCAGTACAAGTTTTCCTAGTTTTGCATCTCTATATAGTTAGGGAAAGTAATCAACTTTCATTGACTGGTGTTTTAATCTTAGGATTAGACCTTTACTATGTACTTAATATTGATCTTCAGATAGATGTAATTAAATGAGGTCTATCCACGGATCTGGGAATGATTTAAATccctcctgcccccttcccccaACAACAGCCAAATACCAAtcaaataccctttttttttttttttttttttttttcccctcagcctaTTATAGAGGCATTGGGCTTAGTGATACATTGTCTTTGTTTTGTAAGAAGAGTTTGTGATGTGAAGTGTTTTGTCATTCTGTTTTAGGAACAAAACTTGAACAGGCAAAGAAATTCAATGATCCTGATGATCCGTGCAAAATTTTAGTTGCTACAGATGCAATTGGAATGGGACTCAATTTGTAAGTACTTGGAGCAGGTGATggtatgatttctttttttttttcttccccccccccccccccccccccggtgtgaTACCTGCATTCATTTCCTCGCTTCTTTCTCCCCAGTTTGTCTAATTTGGCTAGATATCTGCTCTGTCTAGCTAACACAGTACATGCACTTTAATTCTAAAGTAGTGATCAATTTGATTGGGTAGAActaagctttaattttaaaactgattctAATAATTAAATGACTCACTTGGCCTAATTCTGTGTGATAGTAGGCACTGTTAAGATCCTTTCAATTCACTGGAGTCAGATGTGCTAGGTTGTCAGAGTATCAGTCTCTTGCATTTCTGAAACGTAGAGCAAGTTCAGTCCAGTTTCAGGTGTATTTTGTTGCTGAAGGTAATGCGGTCACATTGCTATAAACTACTGAGGCAGATGTTGATGAATGGATTGGGACTCTATTAGAACACAATTGATGTGTGTAGGGATGATGATTCTCCTGCAACTAACCAGTAGTCTTATGCTGGCCTTTTGAATATGCTGTGTCCATAAGTAGTATCTGTGGTCCCTTAAtttatagaggggaaaaaagctcaaaaaaaaaaaaaaaaagaaggctttcaTTCTTCTGTAGTATGTTGTatattggaaataattttcaaaaaaggaTTCCTCTTTGTTTTTGTTCAAATATTTCAGGTgtataaaaagaataatttttaactcTATAGTAAAGCCAACTATGaatgagaagggagaaaaggaaatagaCTCCATTACAACCTCTCAGGCTCTACAaattgcaggcagagctgggcgtTATGGCTCATCCTTCAAACAAGGAGAAGTCACTACAATGCATCGTGATGACCTCGTGCAGCTGAAGGAAATTTTGAGTGAGCCTGTGCGCCCTGTGAAGGTGAGAGGCTTAGTACCCAGTTTGTGCAGATGTGCTCTGGAGCAGTTTTACTACGTTCTgatcccaaattattttttccttgtgtctgTTTAAAAGTTAGTAATAAAAATGGATTGTGTCATGCCGGAGTGACTTTGAATGTATGTGCCATTTGGAGGCttgcaatatttaatttatatttaagcTGCTCTTTTAAGAATTAAAAGCTCAAACACAAAAGTTCTTAAGTTCCAGATAAGTGTGCTAAATAAACTGGACTCTGTAGGGTGCTTTGATTTATTGTATTTTGTctttctggattttgtttctgATGCACTAACTTAAGAACAATGTTGGGaattaatggaaatgtttttctttattttctctttaggCAGCTGGCCTACATCCTACTCCTGAGCAGATAGAAATGTTTGCTTATCATCTCCCTGATGCCACTCTATCCAATCTAATTGTAAGAATGATCAAAATATtatcttctgctttaaaaattaagcattgcTTATAGTCAGTGCTTTTGTATGAACATGCACTTTGTGAACCTAACAGCCAGCCTTGTGTGTATCTTTTATCAGTTGGATTCTTCTCTCTACTACAGCAGTGACTGCAAATACATTTAGAATGCTTAACTTTTCTGTGTTATAATAAACTTGAAAGCTGTTGAAGTGTGTAAATATGTTTACACATGTTGAAGAGTGTGCAACAACCTTTTCATTTcacctttcctgtattttaaatatagacTTTTTTGGTCTGAGACTGAAAATATTAGAGACTTAAATTTTGCtaaatttctgtgaaaattcCTGGGAAACTGGGCTGGTCATGTCAGATTTCTGTACATCTGAGAgctacctgatttttttcctggttctgtgGACTTTATGGTAAAACAGTGTCTGCTTAACTTTGAGAAAACGGGTTTTGTGGGATCTACTTGATCTCATAATTAGCTGGAGAGTAGAATTTTTGGAAGTAcctaaaccttttaaaatagaaattaagcttccaatgctgtatttaaaaaatagtatcatGGGTTTTAGTACCCTGAGAAATTTTTAGCAGCTGTCATGGATTTAAATGAGTATTATTGTTCTCTGCTGATGTGCTGTTTTGTAGCAAAGTGTATGATTTCTAACCTTGAGGTAAAAGATGATACTTGGAGACCTCCTGGAAGACGTAGGCTCGTAGGGTAACAGCACATCTTTAAAATTTTACTATTGAGAATTTCTGGCCTAGCATAGAAGTATTAAGATCAAAAAACCATGTTATTATTGATCTCTTAAGTATTCAGTCATTTAATTAAGAAGCTCAGTGTTTCtttaaagatcttttaaaaaatctttcaaagattAACACTGGAGAAATAATTTTGGGGGCCCATAAAAATTCCCCCTGCAATGTGCAGTGGCATCTCCTGTTTCTCCAAACCTTGGATATGTTTCAGGTATTCTTTGAACTCCTCTATTGCAATACCGTATTtatcttgtgatttttttcttcctaaaatagaTCTGTTCTTGACACTGGGCTAAAAATACCTAAATTACTGAATTTCATGCTGCAAAGTTAGCTTTTTGGGTCATGTTAAGTGACAAACCTGGAACGAGTTCTAAACGTAGTAGTGACTGGTTCCTGTGATGTTGTTCTTTGTAACTAAAATGTACACTTCCAGAACACTGTATTTGTTGCTTAGGAGActaatttaaaatgcttaaataaaGCATAGTGCATTATGTCTTCTCCTCTGATCCTGTGTTAGAGAATTTAATGAAAATCCTGTTAAAAGAGTAGAGGGAACTCCCCTGCCCCCTTTTTTATTACTGTGGTGAAATTTGATGTTTTTAACTGTTCTTTCAGTATAACTAGCCTTTGAACACTAAATCATTTTTTGGATTGGTAATACAAAGTTTAACAAACCTCTCCTGTAATAACATTCTCTTCATTTGGTTATATTTTCACAGGATATTTTTGTGAGTCTCTCACAAGTCGATGGGCTTTACTTTGTCTGCAATATTGATGACTTTAAATTTCTAGCAGATATGATTCAGCACATTCCACTAAATTTGCGATCACGGTATGTCTTCTGCACTGCACCCTTGAACAGAAAAGAGCCTTTTGTGTGTACCACGTTGTTGAAGgtcagttatttttttcctccaaaaaaagtggtatttataTATTGGAGCAAGCGGGTCTTGGTGCATTGAGACTGTATCTAGCTGCTATAT from Mycteria americana isolate JAX WOST 10 ecotype Jacksonville Zoo and Gardens chromosome 6, USCA_MyAme_1.0, whole genome shotgun sequence includes:
- the SUPV3L1 gene encoding ATP-dependent RNA helicase SUPV3L1, mitochondrial; this translates as MRRCAWPLLRLPARAGLVLRHGGAVRLRAAAAASSSSSSSVGGDGSSRAPDTSLFVPVPLKPVGDAAEEDVGAELTRPLDKGEVLKNLNKFYKRKEIQRLGAENGLDARLFHQAFISFRKYIMESSSVSADLHIILNDICCGAGHVDDLFPFFLRHAKQIFPMLDCMDDLRKISDLRLPPNWYPDARAIQRKIIFHAGPTNSGKTYHAIQRFLSAKSGIYCGPLKLLAHEIFQKSNDANVPCDLVTGEERVYASEDARQAPHIACTIEMCSTNTPYEVAVIDEIQMIRDPARGWAWTRALLGLCAEEIHVCGEAAAIDLVTELMYTTGEEVEVRNYKRLTPLTVLDYALESLDNLRPGDCIVCFSKNDIYSVSRQIEARGLECAVIYGSLPPGTKLEQAKKFNDPDDPCKILVATDAIGMGLNLCIKRIIFNSIVKPTMNEKGEKEIDSITTSQALQIAGRAGRYGSSFKQGEVTTMHRDDLVQLKEILSEPVRPVKAAGLHPTPEQIEMFAYHLPDATLSNLIDIFVSLSQVDGLYFVCNIDDFKFLADMIQHIPLNLRSRYVFCTAPLNRKEPFVCTTLLKFARQFSRNEPLTFDWLCRHTKWPLAAPKNIKELVHLEAVHDVFDLYLWLSYRFMDMFPDAVLVRDIQKKLDDIIQVGVCNITKLIRASQSAAAPGTAEVVSEDFPLLRTKRDTRAVSDRHGAKSTEALSIAVEVPGERRAKNLKAYRSATRQEDLKSHGRGSLANRLLREGLLTQEMLRQLESEWQDQHRSGRYGLGSKRDDQNSSKEMGKKKK